One Halomonas sp. THAF5a genomic region harbors:
- the thiL gene encoding thiamine-phosphate kinase → MHSEFELIRRYLTPEPPGPDSGVALGVGDDCTLLAPAPGQRLAVSVDTSVAGVHFPEAAPAAAIGHRALAVSLSDLAAMGARARWCLMSLTLPAADDAWLADFARGFHALCDATGTALAGGDVTRGELAIGVTVMGEVPPDQALTRHGARPGDVLAVTGALGGGAGGLALWQRGERDIAHPLLGRYLHPRPRLAAGLALRGLVSAAIDVSDGLLADLGHVLEGSGVGAELVPEALPLAEGLLEALGEAGAREAALHGGDDYELLVALPPERLATARDRLAEQGLALTEIGRLTEAPGLHGVAPGGERGWQHFLSDGFPSGGAPSGGAPGGVS, encoded by the coding sequence ATGCACAGCGAATTCGAACTCATCCGCCGCTACCTGACGCCCGAGCCGCCCGGCCCAGACTCAGGCGTCGCCCTCGGGGTGGGCGATGACTGCACCCTGCTGGCGCCGGCCCCGGGCCAGCGGTTGGCGGTCAGCGTCGACACCTCGGTCGCCGGGGTCCACTTCCCCGAGGCGGCGCCGGCCGCGGCGATCGGCCACCGCGCGCTGGCGGTCAGCCTGAGCGATCTCGCCGCCATGGGCGCCCGGGCCCGCTGGTGCCTGATGTCGCTGACCTTGCCGGCGGCGGATGACGCCTGGCTCGCCGATTTCGCCCGCGGCTTCCATGCGCTCTGCGACGCCACCGGCACCGCCCTGGCGGGCGGCGACGTCACCCGCGGCGAGCTCGCCATAGGCGTCACGGTGATGGGGGAGGTGCCCCCGGACCAGGCGCTGACCCGCCACGGCGCGCGGCCGGGCGACGTGCTGGCGGTGACCGGGGCGCTCGGCGGCGGTGCCGGGGGGCTGGCCCTGTGGCAGCGCGGCGAGCGCGACATCGCCCACCCGCTGCTCGGGCGCTACCTGCATCCGCGGCCGCGCCTGGCCGCGGGGCTCGCCCTGCGCGGCCTGGTGAGCGCGGCCATCGACGTCTCCGATGGGCTGCTGGCCGATCTCGGCCATGTGCTCGAGGGCTCCGGCGTCGGGGCCGAGCTGGTGCCCGAGGCGTTGCCGCTGGCCGAGGGGCTCCTCGAGGCGCTCGGGGAGGCAGGCGCCCGGGAAGCGGCGCTGCACGGCGGCGACGACTACGAGCTGCTGGTGGCGCTGCCGCCTGAGCGCCTCGCCACGGCGCGCGACCGCCTGGCGGAGCAGGGCCTGGCGCTGACCGAGATCGGCCGACTGACGGAGGCGCCCGGCCTGCACGGGGTGGCACCCGGCGGCGAACGTGGCTGGCAGCACTTCCTGTCGGACGGCTTTCCGTCGGGCGGCGCTCCGTCGGGCGGCGCCCCAGGCGGTGTCTCATGA
- the nusB gene encoding transcription antitermination factor NusB: MSGERSRAPSKAQQSRHAARELAVQGLYQWQMTGKSITAVEAEFRSQVADDDLEDHENWHKVMEIADLALFHELLHNVARERQSLDAAIAPLLDRRLEDLDPIELAILRLGAYELSKRLEVPYRAVISEGVELAKSFGATDGHKYVNGILDKLAGRLRSAEVTARRR, from the coding sequence ATGAGCGGCGAGCGCAGCCGGGCGCCCTCCAAGGCGCAGCAGTCGCGCCATGCGGCCCGCGAGCTGGCCGTCCAGGGCCTCTACCAGTGGCAGATGACCGGCAAGTCGATCACCGCCGTGGAGGCGGAGTTCCGCAGCCAGGTGGCCGACGACGACCTCGAGGATCACGAGAACTGGCACAAGGTCATGGAGATCGCCGACCTGGCGCTCTTCCATGAGCTGCTGCACAACGTGGCCCGGGAGCGCCAGTCACTGGACGCGGCCATCGCGCCGCTGCTCGACCGTCGCCTCGAGGATCTGGATCCCATCGAGCTGGCGATCCTGCGCCTGGGCGCCTACGAGCTCTCCAAGCGCCTCGAGGTGCCGTATCGCGCGGTGATCAGCGAGGGGGTCGAGCTCGCCAAGTCCTTTGGCGCCACGGACGGACACAAGTACGTCAATGGCATCCTCGACAAGCTTGCCGGGCGGCTGCGGTCCGCCGAGGTCACCGCCCGTCGCCGCTGA